The proteins below are encoded in one region of Paenarthrobacter ilicis:
- a CDS encoding NCS2 family permease produces the protein MLKQGSAVDRYFKISERGSTYSREIRGGFATFFAMSYIVVLNPLILSGADSSGASLGFTAVAATTAFVAGILTILMGAWAKHPFAVATGLGVNAFVAVTVASHPGLTWPDMMGLVVLSGVTMLILVLTGFRTAVFKAVPEALKTAIVVGIGLFIALIGLVNAGFVRRIPDAAGTTVPLGLGVDGKLLGWPTLVFAVGLILTIALVVRKVRGAILIGIVVSTALAAILEFTLHIGPSFDGKNVNPRGWSLVAPTLSEWGAPDLSLIGKANPFGAFQHLGFIAAALLAFVILLSIFFDAMGTMVGLANEAGTVDKDGNIPNVDRVLQVDALGAIVGGGASVSSNQIFVESGAGIGEGARTGLASIVTGALFLVAMFFTPLINLVPFEAVAPALVVVGFMMVSQVGRIDWQDWGVGIPAFLTIALMPFTYSIANGLGAGFISFVLIRTFQGRAREVHPLMWVVAAAFLLFFGIGTVEELLGVK, from the coding sequence ATGCTGAAACAAGGTTCTGCAGTCGACCGCTACTTCAAGATCTCCGAACGCGGATCTACCTACTCGCGGGAAATCCGCGGCGGTTTTGCCACGTTCTTTGCCATGAGCTACATCGTGGTCCTGAACCCGCTGATCCTCTCCGGGGCAGACTCCAGCGGCGCATCTCTGGGCTTCACCGCCGTGGCTGCAACCACGGCCTTCGTGGCCGGCATCCTGACCATCCTCATGGGCGCCTGGGCCAAGCACCCCTTCGCCGTGGCTACCGGGCTGGGTGTCAACGCCTTCGTTGCCGTCACCGTGGCCTCCCACCCGGGCCTCACCTGGCCGGACATGATGGGCCTGGTGGTCCTCTCCGGCGTCACCATGCTCATCCTTGTATTGACCGGTTTCCGCACTGCCGTCTTCAAGGCCGTGCCGGAGGCGCTCAAGACGGCGATCGTGGTGGGCATTGGCCTGTTCATTGCGCTGATCGGCCTGGTGAATGCAGGTTTTGTGCGCCGCATTCCGGACGCCGCGGGAACAACTGTTCCCCTGGGGCTGGGTGTTGACGGAAAGCTGCTGGGCTGGCCCACCCTGGTGTTCGCCGTGGGCCTCATCCTCACCATCGCGCTGGTGGTCCGCAAGGTCCGCGGCGCCATCCTGATCGGCATCGTCGTTTCCACGGCACTGGCAGCCATCCTCGAATTCACCCTGCACATTGGCCCCAGCTTTGACGGCAAGAACGTGAACCCCCGCGGCTGGTCCCTGGTGGCACCGACGCTGTCTGAATGGGGCGCTCCTGACCTGTCCCTCATCGGCAAGGCGAACCCGTTCGGCGCGTTCCAGCACCTTGGTTTCATTGCCGCGGCGCTGCTGGCTTTCGTGATCCTGCTCAGCATCTTCTTCGACGCCATGGGCACCATGGTGGGACTCGCCAACGAGGCCGGAACGGTGGACAAGGACGGAAACATCCCCAACGTGGACCGCGTCCTGCAAGTTGACGCCCTGGGTGCGATTGTGGGCGGCGGCGCCTCGGTTTCCTCCAACCAGATCTTTGTGGAGTCCGGCGCAGGCATCGGTGAGGGCGCCCGTACCGGCTTGGCCTCAATCGTCACCGGCGCCCTCTTCCTGGTGGCAATGTTCTTCACCCCGCTGATCAACCTGGTCCCGTTCGAAGCCGTGGCTCCGGCCTTGGTGGTGGTGGGCTTCATGATGGTGTCCCAGGTGGGCAGGATTGACTGGCAGGACTGGGGCGTGGGTATCCCGGCCTTCCTGACCATCGCCCTCATGCCGTTCACCTACTCGATTGCCAATGGCCTGGGCGCCGGCTTCATCTCCTTCGTCCTGATCCGCACCTTCCAGGGCCGCGCCCGCGAAGTCCACCCGCTCATGTGGGTTGTTGCTGCCGCCTTCCTTTTGTTCTTCGGCATCGGCACCGTGGAAGAGTTGCTCGGCGTCAAGTAA
- the hutH gene encoding histidine ammonia-lyase has protein sequence MTITSNEQLTVTLGSSGVTPEDVVAVARHDAKVTISQEALDNVAKVRAHIDDLATSDIPAYGISTGFGALANRHIPNDLRTQLQKSLIRSHAAGMGPAVEREVVRGIMFLRAKTLASGRTGVRPVVLQTMVDVLNAGITPLVREFGSLGCSGDLAPLSHCALVLMGEGEATGPDGELYGTAGQPPVAELLAQHGIEPVTLAEKEGLALVNGTEGMLGMLLMAIADIRMLLATADVTAALSVEALLGTDQVFLPELHAALRPHPGQAASADNMLRVLSNSPIVASHRINDTKVQDAYSLRCAPQVAGAVRDTVDHAALVASRELAAAIDNPVVLPDGRVTSNGNFHGAPVAYVLDFLAIAVADLSSIAERRTDRMLDPARSHGLPAFLAADPGVDSGLMIAQYTQAGLVSDNKRLAVPASVDSIPSSAMQEDHVSMGWHAARKLRKSVENLRRVLAVELVTSARAIDMRTQMSDGELTPGPAGTAVLEVLREVVQGPGTDRFLSPELEAADRLVGSGAVRAAAESAVGILA, from the coding sequence ATGACTATTACGTCCAACGAACAGCTCACCGTCACCCTCGGCTCCAGCGGGGTCACCCCGGAAGACGTCGTCGCCGTCGCACGCCACGACGCCAAGGTGACCATCTCCCAGGAAGCCCTGGACAACGTGGCCAAGGTCCGTGCCCACATTGACGATCTGGCCACCAGCGACATCCCTGCCTATGGCATCTCCACGGGCTTCGGCGCGTTGGCAAACCGCCACATCCCCAACGACCTCCGCACCCAGCTGCAGAAATCGCTGATCCGCAGCCACGCCGCAGGCATGGGCCCGGCTGTTGAACGCGAAGTGGTCCGCGGCATCATGTTCCTCCGCGCCAAGACCCTGGCATCGGGCCGCACGGGCGTCCGTCCGGTGGTCCTGCAGACCATGGTGGACGTCCTCAACGCCGGCATCACGCCGCTGGTCCGCGAGTTCGGTTCGCTGGGCTGCTCCGGCGATCTTGCGCCGCTGTCCCACTGCGCCCTGGTCCTCATGGGCGAAGGCGAAGCAACCGGTCCCGACGGCGAACTGTACGGAACCGCCGGCCAGCCGCCGGTTGCTGAGCTGCTTGCGCAGCACGGCATCGAGCCGGTCACCCTCGCCGAGAAGGAGGGCCTTGCCCTCGTCAACGGCACCGAAGGCATGCTTGGCATGTTGCTGATGGCCATTGCCGACATCCGCATGTTGCTGGCGACGGCGGACGTCACTGCCGCGCTCAGTGTTGAGGCCCTGTTGGGCACCGACCAAGTGTTCCTGCCCGAGCTCCACGCAGCCCTTCGTCCGCACCCGGGCCAGGCTGCCAGCGCGGACAACATGCTGCGCGTGCTCTCCAACTCGCCCATCGTGGCCTCGCACCGGATCAACGACACCAAGGTGCAGGACGCCTATTCACTGCGTTGCGCACCGCAGGTTGCCGGTGCTGTCCGCGACACCGTGGACCATGCCGCACTGGTGGCTTCCCGCGAACTCGCCGCAGCGATCGACAACCCGGTGGTCCTCCCGGATGGCCGCGTCACGTCCAACGGCAACTTCCACGGCGCCCCCGTGGCCTATGTCCTGGACTTCCTGGCCATCGCCGTGGCGGACCTCAGCTCCATCGCGGAGCGCCGCACGGACCGCATGCTGGACCCGGCCCGCTCACACGGTCTCCCGGCGTTCCTCGCTGCGGATCCCGGCGTCGATTCCGGCCTGATGATTGCCCAGTACACGCAGGCCGGCCTGGTGTCGGACAACAAACGACTGGCCGTTCCGGCGTCGGTGGACTCCATCCCAAGCTCCGCCATGCAGGAAGACCACGTATCCATGGGCTGGCACGCAGCCCGGAAGCTGCGCAAGTCCGTGGAGAACCTCCGCCGCGTGCTCGCCGTCGAGCTTGTCACCAGCGCCCGCGCCATCGACATGCGCACGCAGATGTCCGACGGCGAACTAACCCCGGGTCCGGCCGGTACAGCCGTGCTTGAGGTACTTCGCGAGGTAGTTCAGGGGCCGGGAACCGACAGGTTCCTTTCGCCGGAACTGGAAGCGGCTGACCGTTTGGTTGGCTCCGGCGCGGTCCGCGCGGCCGCCGAATCCGCGGTCGGGATTTTGGCCTGA
- a CDS encoding amino acid permease — MQQTKLAAESSVLQAAGTALSRGLNVRHIRFMALGSAIGTGLFYGSASAIQKAGPAVLLAYIIGGAAVFMVMRALGEMAVRHPVSGSFGQYASRYLGPFAGFVTGWTYVFEMAIVAIADVTAFSIYMGFWFPQVDRWIWVLAIILFLGAMNLLSVKVFGELEFWFSLIKVVAIIAMIVGGAAIVIFGFQTGDGGAVAPGLGNLVNHGGFFPNGFEGLLAAFAVVMFAFGGIETIGITAGEARDPKKVIPQAVNTVPVRVLLFYVLTLGVLMSIFPWNEVGSSGSPFVQIFDGLGIPAAPHILNAVVITAALSAINSDIFGAGRILFGLAQQGHAPKSFSKISRHGVPWMTVVMMGGILLVGVVLNAVIPEDVFVLIASIATFATVWVWVMILASHVAMKREIKRKGLPASEFGSPLWPFASILTMAFMAMVIVILGVFEDTRVALYVGGTWLVLLLVAYKLWVRGGGLRRAELVDETAALPVVKAR; from the coding sequence ATGCAACAAACCAAGCTGGCTGCGGAGAGTTCTGTCCTCCAAGCCGCAGGTACGGCGCTCAGCCGAGGCCTCAACGTCCGTCACATCCGCTTCATGGCGCTTGGATCCGCGATCGGCACCGGCCTCTTCTACGGCTCAGCCTCCGCCATACAAAAGGCCGGACCGGCGGTGCTCCTGGCCTACATCATTGGCGGTGCGGCCGTCTTCATGGTGATGCGGGCGCTGGGTGAGATGGCCGTCCGGCACCCTGTTTCCGGGTCCTTCGGCCAGTACGCCAGCCGCTATCTGGGTCCGTTCGCCGGATTTGTGACCGGCTGGACCTACGTGTTCGAGATGGCGATCGTGGCTATTGCCGACGTCACCGCGTTCAGTATCTATATGGGGTTCTGGTTCCCCCAGGTGGACCGCTGGATCTGGGTGCTGGCCATCATCCTGTTCCTGGGCGCCATGAACCTGCTCAGCGTCAAGGTGTTCGGTGAGCTGGAGTTCTGGTTCTCCCTGATCAAGGTGGTGGCCATCATCGCCATGATCGTAGGCGGCGCGGCCATTGTGATCTTTGGTTTTCAAACGGGCGACGGCGGCGCTGTGGCACCGGGTTTGGGGAACCTGGTGAATCACGGCGGCTTCTTCCCCAACGGCTTCGAGGGCCTGCTGGCCGCGTTCGCCGTGGTGATGTTTGCATTCGGGGGGATCGAGACCATCGGCATCACCGCGGGCGAGGCCCGGGATCCCAAAAAGGTCATTCCGCAGGCCGTCAACACCGTTCCCGTGCGGGTTCTCCTTTTCTACGTGCTGACCCTGGGCGTGCTGATGAGCATCTTCCCCTGGAACGAGGTAGGCAGCAGCGGCAGTCCGTTTGTGCAGATTTTCGACGGCCTGGGGATCCCTGCCGCACCGCACATCCTCAACGCCGTGGTCATCACGGCCGCGCTTTCTGCGATCAACAGCGACATCTTCGGGGCCGGACGCATCCTCTTCGGGCTGGCCCAGCAGGGCCACGCACCCAAGAGCTTCAGCAAGATCTCCCGCCACGGCGTTCCGTGGATGACCGTGGTGATGATGGGCGGCATCCTGCTGGTGGGCGTCGTGCTGAACGCGGTCATTCCGGAGGACGTGTTCGTGCTCATCGCATCCATCGCCACCTTTGCCACCGTGTGGGTTTGGGTGATGATCCTGGCTTCGCACGTTGCCATGAAGCGGGAGATCAAGCGCAAGGGCCTGCCGGCGTCGGAATTCGGTTCGCCGCTCTGGCCTTTTGCGTCCATCCTGACCATGGCGTTCATGGCCATGGTGATCGTGATCCTGGGCGTCTTCGAGGACACCCGCGTGGCTCTGTACGTGGGCGGAACCTGGCTGGTGCTGCTGCTGGTGGCCTACAAGCTGTGGGTCCGCGGAGGCGGATTGCGACGGGCCGAACTGGTGGACGAAACGGCCGCCCTGCCGGTGGTGAAGGCACGTTAG
- the hutG gene encoding formimidoylglutamase: MDTSSPSVDVPSTPWTGRFDGDGPEHRRWWQAVEPHSTAATAAAARPAVVLGFCSDAGVLRNKGRVGAAKAPAAIRSALGPLAFHLDRDVFDAGDVVVEDDSLEAGQERAGRAISELLDAGNLTVVLGGGHETAFASYLGVAGSEAVRGKRLGVLNLDAHFDLRDEPTPSSGTPFLQMANAEAAAGRELQYAVVGISEPNNTRTLFDTADRLGVKYLLDEVCSPEAAEVFVTDFLADVDVLYLTIDLDVMPASVAPGVSAPAAYGVPLPVISAICRQVAASGKLLHMDVAELNPEFDIDSRTAKVAARLVNTLLA, encoded by the coding sequence ATGGATACCAGCTCTCCCTCCGTGGATGTCCCGTCGACCCCTTGGACCGGCCGTTTCGACGGTGACGGCCCGGAGCATCGCCGCTGGTGGCAGGCCGTGGAACCACATTCGACGGCGGCCACCGCAGCGGCGGCGAGGCCCGCCGTCGTGCTTGGCTTCTGCAGCGACGCCGGCGTCCTCCGCAACAAGGGTCGGGTGGGCGCGGCCAAGGCACCGGCCGCCATCAGGTCCGCCTTGGGTCCGCTGGCGTTCCACCTTGACCGGGACGTGTTCGACGCCGGTGACGTGGTGGTGGAGGACGACTCACTGGAGGCGGGCCAAGAGCGCGCTGGACGCGCCATTTCTGAACTGCTCGACGCCGGTAACCTCACCGTGGTGCTGGGTGGCGGGCATGAGACTGCGTTTGCAAGCTACCTTGGTGTGGCCGGCTCCGAAGCGGTACGCGGCAAACGACTGGGTGTACTGAATCTGGACGCCCACTTTGACCTGCGCGATGAACCCACGCCGAGCTCCGGAACGCCGTTCCTTCAGATGGCCAACGCGGAAGCTGCCGCTGGGCGCGAACTGCAGTACGCCGTCGTCGGAATCTCAGAGCCGAACAACACACGAACCCTCTTCGACACCGCAGATCGCCTTGGTGTGAAGTACCTGCTCGACGAGGTGTGCTCGCCCGAGGCCGCAGAGGTTTTTGTTACCGACTTCCTGGCGGACGTTGATGTGCTTTACCTGACGATCGACCTTGACGTCATGCCGGCATCCGTGGCTCCCGGGGTGAGCGCGCCTGCCGCGTATGGCGTGCCGCTGCCGGTGATCAGCGCGATCTGCCGGCAGGTGGCTGCGAGCGGGAAGCTGCTCCACATGGATGTCGCAGAGTTGAACCCGGAGTTCGACATTGATTCCAGGACTGCGAAGGTTGCGGCCCGGTTGGTCAACACACTGCTCGCGTAG
- a CDS encoding IclR family transcriptional regulator — MATISTPTGKATSKVPAAENTLRILKLLASRRGPMAASNIATALGLPRSSVYHLLGVMEANGFVMHLHEEQRYGLGISAFELSSAYSRQEPLSRLGRPMLAALVDVLGESAHLAVLHGRDVLYIVEERAKNRPSLVTDVGVRLPSHLTASGRAILAALPKSQVRALYPNAAAFTARHEVESPIMKYSTLSSHLDQVRQRGYATENGEVTPGFGSIAVAVTDHVGWPTAAVAVTFLEDKVSSEQRPALAARIRKAADELSVRIHGRPAG, encoded by the coding sequence ATGGCAACCATCAGCACCCCCACTGGCAAAGCGACATCCAAGGTTCCTGCGGCCGAGAACACCCTCAGGATCCTCAAGTTGCTGGCCTCCCGCCGAGGCCCCATGGCGGCGTCCAACATTGCCACGGCGCTCGGCTTGCCGCGTTCCAGTGTCTACCACCTGCTGGGGGTCATGGAGGCCAACGGCTTTGTGATGCACCTGCATGAGGAGCAGCGCTACGGTTTGGGGATCAGCGCCTTCGAGCTCAGTTCGGCGTACTCCCGACAGGAACCGTTGTCCAGGCTTGGCCGTCCCATGTTGGCCGCCCTGGTGGACGTGCTCGGGGAAAGCGCCCACCTTGCCGTTCTCCACGGCCGCGACGTCCTGTACATCGTGGAGGAACGGGCAAAAAACCGCCCCAGCTTGGTCACCGACGTCGGGGTGCGCCTCCCCAGCCACCTCACCGCCTCCGGCCGGGCCATCCTCGCCGCACTGCCCAAGTCCCAGGTCCGGGCGCTGTACCCCAATGCCGCTGCCTTCACGGCCCGGCATGAGGTGGAGTCGCCCATCATGAAGTACTCCACGCTCTCCTCCCACCTGGACCAGGTACGCCAGCGCGGCTACGCCACGGAAAACGGCGAAGTGACGCCCGGATTCGGTTCCATTGCCGTTGCCGTGACGGACCATGTTGGATGGCCGACGGCGGCAGTGGCCGTGACGTTCCTGGAGGACAAAGTTTCCAGTGAGCAGCGGCCGGCGCTGGCTGCCCGGATCCGGAAAGCGGCGGACGAACTGTCCGTCCGGATCCACGGAAGACCCGCAGGGTAG
- a CDS encoding urocanate hydratase, whose product MAPADFTTGARPVKAARGTELTAKSWQTEAPLRMLMNNLDPEVAERPDDLVVYGGTGRAVRSWAAFDAITRTLETMEKDETLLVQSGKPVGVFRTHEWAPRVLLANSNLVGDWATWPEFRRLEAEGLMMYGQMTAGSWIYIGTQGILQGTYETFAAVGNKLAAARQNTAGHPAPAAEGSNEGPLAGTLTLTGGCGGMGGAQPLAVTLNDGACLIVDVDETRLRRRAGKRYLDEVETDLDTAIAKVQKAKEERRGWSVGYVGNAAEVFPELLRRHKAGEITFDVVTDQTSAHDPLSYLPEGITVAEWHTEAEADPEGFTKKAQASMARHVQAMVEFQDAGAEVFDYGNSIRDEARKGGYERAFEFPGFVPAYIRPLFCEGLGPFRWVALSGDPEDIAVTDKAIKELFPENKHLHKWLDAAADRVEFEGLPARICWLGYGERAKAGLLFNQLVKEGKVKAPIVIGRDHLDSGSVASPYRETESMADGSDAIADWPLLNALINTSSGATWVSIHHGGGVGIGRSLHAGQVSVADGTDLAAEKLERLLTNDPGMGVIRHVDAGYDRAVEVANERGVRIPMNEK is encoded by the coding sequence ATGGCACCCGCCGATTTCACAACTGGTGCCCGTCCGGTCAAGGCCGCCCGGGGGACTGAACTCACTGCCAAGTCGTGGCAGACCGAAGCTCCGTTGCGGATGCTCATGAACAACCTTGATCCTGAGGTCGCTGAGCGTCCGGACGATCTTGTGGTCTATGGCGGAACCGGCCGCGCAGTCCGGTCCTGGGCAGCATTCGATGCGATCACCCGGACGCTGGAGACCATGGAGAAGGACGAGACCCTCCTGGTCCAGTCGGGCAAGCCGGTGGGTGTGTTCCGCACCCACGAATGGGCTCCCCGTGTGCTGCTGGCCAACTCCAACCTGGTGGGGGATTGGGCAACGTGGCCCGAGTTCCGCCGCCTCGAAGCCGAGGGCCTCATGATGTACGGCCAGATGACCGCCGGGTCGTGGATCTACATCGGGACCCAGGGCATCCTGCAGGGCACGTACGAAACCTTTGCCGCCGTCGGAAACAAGCTCGCTGCCGCCAGGCAGAACACCGCCGGCCACCCGGCGCCTGCCGCTGAAGGCTCAAACGAAGGTCCGTTGGCGGGGACGCTGACCCTGACCGGTGGTTGCGGTGGCATGGGCGGCGCGCAGCCGCTGGCCGTCACGCTGAACGATGGCGCCTGCCTGATTGTCGACGTCGACGAAACCCGCCTGCGTCGCCGTGCCGGCAAACGCTACCTTGACGAAGTCGAAACGGACCTGGATACCGCGATCGCGAAGGTCCAGAAAGCCAAGGAGGAACGCCGGGGCTGGTCTGTTGGCTACGTCGGCAACGCCGCAGAGGTGTTCCCGGAACTCCTCCGCCGCCACAAGGCCGGGGAGATCACCTTCGATGTGGTCACCGACCAGACCTCTGCGCACGATCCTTTGTCCTACCTGCCCGAAGGCATCACGGTGGCCGAATGGCACACCGAAGCCGAGGCTGACCCGGAAGGGTTCACCAAGAAGGCCCAGGCGTCCATGGCCCGCCACGTACAGGCCATGGTGGAGTTCCAGGACGCCGGCGCTGAGGTCTTCGACTACGGCAACTCCATCCGTGACGAGGCCCGCAAGGGCGGGTACGAGCGCGCGTTCGAGTTCCCCGGCTTCGTTCCGGCCTACATTCGTCCGTTGTTCTGCGAGGGCCTCGGCCCGTTCCGCTGGGTGGCACTGTCCGGTGATCCGGAAGACATCGCCGTGACTGACAAGGCCATCAAGGAACTGTTCCCGGAGAACAAGCACCTGCACAAGTGGCTCGACGCCGCGGCGGACCGGGTGGAGTTCGAAGGCCTCCCGGCGCGTATTTGCTGGCTCGGATACGGCGAACGGGCCAAGGCCGGCCTGCTGTTCAACCAGCTTGTGAAGGAGGGCAAGGTCAAGGCCCCGATCGTAATCGGCCGTGACCACCTGGACTCCGGCTCGGTGGCTTCCCCGTACCGGGAAACCGAGTCCATGGCTGACGGTTCCGATGCGATTGCTGACTGGCCGTTGCTCAACGCCCTGATCAACACCTCTTCCGGTGCCACCTGGGTATCGATCCACCACGGTGGCGGCGTCGGCATTGGCCGGTCCCTCCACGCCGGACAGGTCTCCGTGGCTGATGGCACCGACCTCGCCGCAGAAAAGCTCGAACGGCTCCTGACCAACGACCCCGGCATGGGCGTCATCCGCCACGTCGACGCTGGCTATGACCGCGCCGTCGAGGTCGCCAACGAACGCGGCGTCCGCATCCCCATGAACGAGAAGTAG
- a CDS encoding ALF repeat-containing protein — protein MNSAIHRARRFLAAALVTAVAGASLLFAAPAQAYDIPDFEVPTAAQAPVPYVSRVVDAAGVVRLWKTAGPATRAAAAVALAGGPDAVQAFVDAGQDAPLAADRKQLVTDLTTRGSVEVRASAQRILDRNDPVIINDFLAQGWWRTWDLDLRITATQFLNLDGPIRRAASASIDAGPEAIEEFVLSGWMTEARVSDRQAAYALIASPNPAVSAGAKTVLATSDPDSDAAKVSDYLRYGQFVAAGHYTEFSTVSGLLQQVKADIKDNPLGSAAVADRAQAAVVTARGAAVTARDADEKRLLADWKFLTAQAAPRQVADNNSMADQKPLKEAFSKAAKEVPGVLAVVSAPGADLDALIKEARLATVDLALVGTPEVKKAAETALASGDAAVKNFIGSGYAAAIKQDAVRPSAFEGDRQAAYKALSAGGPYVKKAAKAALESVSHADTRYFLEYGYADAQELDNRILAYQTMDDAGLELRAAANVALDGSRADAQVFATAGQFAALERDNATTEHIASVDAMLTELAGLADKAKLDAGQAAAAAAEAARAAEQARRDAEARAAEEARQAEAARAAEAAKGSGTVSASQEYGNGQVPNVVPWPREYAPAVEVPDSEPAPESATESPVPAPSISVPPASADNDASADGSPTVDSESQEAAAPLAASATGVNGWTIGLIVLLVLAAAGAITFLLRRKGSPAKS, from the coding sequence TTGAACTCTGCCATCCACCGCGCCCGCCGCTTTCTGGCCGCCGCCCTGGTGACCGCCGTTGCCGGCGCTTCGCTGCTTTTCGCTGCGCCCGCCCAGGCCTATGACATCCCGGACTTCGAGGTCCCCACCGCGGCGCAGGCCCCGGTTCCCTATGTTTCCCGGGTCGTTGACGCCGCTGGCGTGGTCCGGTTGTGGAAGACGGCGGGCCCCGCAACACGCGCCGCCGCCGCTGTGGCCCTGGCCGGAGGCCCGGACGCGGTTCAGGCGTTCGTCGACGCCGGGCAGGACGCTCCGCTGGCGGCGGACCGCAAGCAGTTGGTTACCGACCTGACGACGAGGGGAAGCGTGGAAGTCAGGGCTTCTGCGCAGCGCATCCTGGACCGCAACGATCCCGTCATCATCAACGACTTCCTGGCTCAGGGATGGTGGCGGACCTGGGACCTTGACCTGCGCATCACTGCTACTCAGTTCCTCAACTTGGATGGTCCTATCCGCCGGGCCGCTTCCGCCAGCATTGACGCGGGCCCCGAAGCAATCGAAGAGTTTGTCCTCTCTGGCTGGATGACCGAGGCCAGGGTGTCGGACCGGCAGGCCGCGTACGCGCTGATTGCCTCTCCGAACCCTGCCGTTTCAGCAGGAGCGAAGACTGTCCTTGCCACGTCCGACCCCGACTCCGACGCGGCGAAGGTTTCCGATTACCTGCGCTATGGCCAGTTCGTCGCAGCTGGTCACTACACCGAGTTCTCCACGGTCTCTGGCCTGCTGCAGCAGGTCAAGGCAGACATCAAAGACAACCCCCTGGGTTCGGCCGCCGTCGCAGACCGTGCGCAAGCTGCCGTCGTGACTGCCCGCGGTGCAGCCGTTACCGCCCGGGACGCCGATGAGAAGCGGCTGCTGGCCGACTGGAAGTTCCTGACAGCGCAGGCTGCCCCGCGCCAGGTTGCGGACAACAACAGCATGGCTGACCAGAAGCCGCTCAAGGAAGCATTCTCCAAGGCCGCCAAGGAAGTGCCCGGGGTGCTCGCTGTGGTGTCCGCGCCCGGAGCGGATCTTGATGCGCTGATCAAGGAAGCCCGCCTCGCTACGGTTGATCTGGCCCTCGTGGGGACTCCGGAGGTCAAGAAGGCCGCGGAGACGGCTTTGGCCAGCGGCGATGCGGCGGTGAAGAATTTCATTGGCAGCGGCTACGCAGCTGCCATCAAGCAGGACGCCGTGAGGCCTTCCGCTTTCGAGGGTGACAGGCAAGCGGCTTACAAAGCCTTGTCTGCAGGCGGTCCGTACGTCAAAAAGGCCGCTAAGGCTGCTCTTGAGTCAGTAAGCCACGCCGATACCCGCTACTTCCTGGAATATGGCTACGCTGACGCCCAGGAGCTGGACAACCGGATTCTGGCCTACCAGACCATGGACGACGCCGGTTTGGAGCTTCGCGCCGCGGCGAACGTTGCACTGGACGGCAGCCGCGCAGATGCCCAGGTATTCGCCACGGCAGGCCAGTTCGCCGCACTGGAGCGGGACAACGCAACAACCGAGCACATTGCCTCGGTTGATGCCATGCTCACCGAGCTTGCGGGGCTGGCGGATAAGGCCAAGCTCGACGCCGGCCAGGCAGCTGCCGCTGCTGCGGAGGCAGCCCGTGCCGCCGAACAAGCACGCCGGGACGCCGAAGCGCGTGCCGCAGAAGAGGCTCGCCAGGCTGAAGCTGCCAGGGCTGCCGAGGCTGCGAAGGGCTCGGGCACTGTCAGTGCCTCCCAGGAGTACGGCAACGGCCAGGTCCCCAACGTGGTTCCGTGGCCGCGCGAGTACGCACCCGCCGTCGAAGTTCCGGACAGTGAGCCTGCACCGGAGTCGGCCACAGAGTCTCCCGTGCCAGCGCCCAGCATCTCGGTGCCTCCGGCATCGGCGGACAACGATGCGTCGGCGGATGGTTCGCCTACGGTTGATTCCGAGTCCCAAGAGGCGGCCGCGCCATTGGCCGCCTCTGCCACCGGTGTCAATGGTTGGACCATCGGCTTGATCGTCCTTTTGGTTCTGGCAGCCGCGGGGGCCATCACGTTCCTCTTGCGCCGCAAGGGATCTCCCGCAAAGAGCTGA
- a CDS encoding copper resistance CopC family protein: MRTVRPLLAAVVAALAFASALLFSAAPASAHDVAESSAPANGTTVATVPASVSITFNNRPLAIGSGVTVTAGGQNWADGSVEIIDNQAVQKLREGAPAGEYTVTWRVVSSDSHPIEGTFTFTATTGSTTATGGTAAASPWAGASSDTVPTAGTAAPGTGTSAPAADASQPFPWSIVVLAVVALALVIFLAVTARRKLAASNAPEDRDSAE; encoded by the coding sequence ATGCGTACCGTCCGTCCGCTTCTGGCCGCCGTCGTCGCCGCTCTTGCCTTCGCGTCCGCCCTGCTGTTTTCCGCGGCCCCCGCGTCTGCGCACGACGTCGCCGAATCCTCGGCTCCGGCGAACGGGACCACAGTGGCCACCGTACCGGCGTCGGTCTCCATCACGTTCAACAACCGTCCGCTGGCCATCGGTTCCGGCGTAACGGTCACCGCAGGTGGCCAGAACTGGGCCGACGGCTCGGTCGAGATCATCGATAACCAGGCCGTGCAAAAACTGCGTGAAGGCGCTCCGGCCGGCGAATACACCGTGACCTGGAGGGTTGTCAGCTCTGACTCGCACCCCATCGAAGGCACCTTCACGTTTACGGCCACCACTGGAAGCACGACGGCGACCGGCGGCACCGCTGCAGCCTCGCCGTGGGCCGGGGCTTCTTCGGACACCGTCCCGACGGCGGGCACCGCCGCTCCCGGGACCGGAACCAGCGCTCCGGCGGCGGATGCGTCCCAGCCCTTCCCCTGGAGCATCGTTGTCCTGGCGGTAGTGGCTTTGGCCCTGGTGATTTTCCTGGCTGTTACGGCACGCAGGAAACTTGCTGCGTCCAACGCGCCGGAAGACCGGGATTCCGCGGAATAA